Below is a genomic region from Ailuropoda melanoleuca isolate Jingjing chromosome 8, ASM200744v2, whole genome shotgun sequence.
TGTACCTTTCTGCGGTTTCAGCCAGCGGTTACAAGCACCCtatcaaaaccaagaaacagacgcTGAAACAACGTATTTGTGTAGTTCTGTGCACCTTCGTTCTTGAAGATAACTCTATCATGGGTAGAATTCTAGGTTACGGTTAAAAATCTTGGAGCACTTTTAAGATGcacttgttttcttgtttctatcATTTCTCTCAAAAATTCAGCTATcagtcttcctccctctcctctcctctttttcaaAAGGATTATGTCTTGTATTTCCCCCTTGTTGGGGAAATCGTCAAAAAGACGTGACTGCCCGTTGACCCAAGAGCTGGACACAGGCATTCAGTGGCCCCCGGCCGCCTggcctgtccttggaatgtgggttcgGCTTGCCTTTCCcgtcccagaggctgctccaggGACACAGGCTGGAGACAGTAACTGGTATTGAAAACACCTGCAGGGTCTGCGGTCTGCGGTCTGCGTGGCGGCTCCCACTCCAAGCCTCTCTACAAGCTTCGGAGGTGtggccggtgggggtggggatccaTTCGCCATCGTGCCGCTGCCCAAGACGAGCCCTGACTctaagttccctttgcttatgAGAACTGCCACCTTCCAATCTGGAGCGGCAgcctggttttttggtttttccctGCCCGGTGTGTAAGGGGGCTGGTTTCAAATCATACCTGGGAAGCTCCCGGGAGAAGGCTGCGAACCAGCAACACCTCAGAAGCTTCTAACGTCTGCGTTTGGCTTCCGGTGGTCTTGTTCCGATTTCCCAAAGTGCGGTTGCTCTTCTGCTTCCCGTGTTTGGAAGGTGCAGGGTTTCTTGAATTTGTAGCTCGCGGTCTTTCATGTTTGGAATATTATCACTGAGTATTTCTTCAGGAAATATTCTACTTCTCCTTTTTGCTTGGACTTCAAGGGCACGTGTTCAATCTTGTCACAATTTCCTGTATAACTCtcacattttttgtattttttaattttttttctctaaccaGTAACATGTATGTTCTCTACTGACCTGCTTTCAGCTTACTAATCCTCTTTACTGCTGTGTCCAATCTATGAAGTCATCTGAattcctcatttattttccatttctaagatttaaacttggttttttttttttttaatgtttttgtattcagTTCTCTGGTGTGATTCTTCATtttattcctctgtttttcttagacatatttttaatatttattttgaagtacCTAGTTTTTATGCATTTGGTCCTGGCAAATTATTGGCATAccttgtccttttgttttttgaatgatgggcaaaatagatgaaaagtTGTAGAGGCTCGAGATGAGATTGTCTTCctccaaaatgtatttaattttcttctagcGGGCAGATAGAGCACTGGATTAATCTCTTTGAAGAAATGGAATTTGAGTCCCCAAAGGGgtcattcataaaacaaaacaactccgTGTCTCCTCGTACAGTGTAACCCCTAAACTTNAATTTTCTTCTAGCGGGCAGATAGAGCACTGGATTAATCTCTTTGAAGAAATGGAATCTGAGTCCCCAAAGGGgtcattcataaaacaaaacaactccgTGTCTCCTCGTACAGTGTAACCCCTAAACTTGCATCCTGGTAAAACAGTGGTGATATTTCCAGTGTGGGTTAGGTGCTGTGCTTGTTGGGGATGACCTGTTTCTGGTTTGGCTTTATTTCTTGGATGTAGCAGTTACCCCTAAGATCTAGTCTTTCAGGACTCCCCAGTAGAAGCATAAGGTATCATGGGTCCCCTCTACCTCGAACAGCCTGTTATCAGCCCAGCACTGCAAAATGCCAGAATCTGCTGAGGTCTTCAGCCTCCCCCAGGCAGATTGTCACCTGGTGTTTGGATAGCTCACCAGCCCACGTGCGACTTGGAAGTCATCAGATTCCTTAAAGAGAAATGACACATAGGATTTCAGGCTCACGTCTCTACAGTTTTTGCTCTCCAGGATCTTGACCTCACAAATTTTAGCTGCCTTGGCATCTTTGACCTCAAACTTCTTGTACTCACCCTGCGCCATTGCCAAAACCCCCACACTGTAGCTTTTTGCTCATTCTCCGTTCCTGTTGGTATCGTTTGGCAAATGCATTTATCTGTGAGGCTCAGGGAAGGACTTATTGAGGAAATGACATTAAACTGAGGCATAAAGGAAAATAGGAGTAAGGTGATTATTGCTAGCTGGAAATGCAGTTGCCGAAACAGGTGGGTGAAAGGAGAGCTGTGGGAGGTTGAACTAATTATCCTTAGCTCAAAGTACAGGGTCTGACAgtaagcatttgacaaataccTGTTGGTTAAACATTAATTCtaattcagtgaatatttatttggtCTTTTTATTCCTCGCAGTCGATTATGAACTGAGGAAACAAAGTTGAATAGATCATGtgcttttctttcaagaaattcaCAAcgaaatgtttcttaaaaatacaatggTTTCCATTCAAATGGTAAAAATAAAGTGCTAGttgccattttttaaacttaaaaaatgtttaaggtcTTTAAATTGATGTATGTATTTAAGGCGTACAACATGATTTTTGACATACATACACATGGAGAAACGATTAATGCAGTCAAGCTCATTAACATTACCCATCCCCTCACATAGTTACTTTTTTGAGTGTGGTGAGAACAACtgagatttactctcttagcgaATTTCCAgtataaaatacacttttaacTACACATATCGTGCTGTACTTTACATCTCTAGAACATATTCATTCTACATAATTGCAACTTTGTACTCTGACCAGTGTCTCCCCATATCTaccacctccccagccctggaAACTACTGttttactctctgcttctggATCCCACTTTCTTATATTCCCCATATGAGTGAGATCAggcagtgtttttatttctttgactcaTTTTACTTCGCATAATGCCTGCAGcctccatgttattgcaaatggcaagatttcctttttatggctgcataatattccacagtGTATAACTACCACATCTGTTGACACTATTGTGTGGTTTTTATCtctcattctgttaatgtggccTATCACATTGATTGGCTTGCATATGTTAAAacaaccttgcatcccaggggtaTACCCCACTTAGTCAAATTTGAGACTTAATGAGATGAAAAAGTTTAAGATGATTATATGAGGAAATAGAGACTTTCACGTTAACTAGGGGACACTTGTGAAAATGGAATGGTGAAGTTTGTGAAATAGCTGGTCAGAGAACTTGTAGCCAAATTTTAATTCAGTGTTGAAGAATGGGATCTGGAGACCCAATAGGTTCTGACACCACCTACGATCAATGAAGCCGTGACTTGAATCCCAGTTACAAGCCCTTCAGGATCTCTCCTCACCTGCATTCACTCTAGCACAACCTCATGCTTCCTTTCTTGAGATTCTTCTTCCTTGCAGGGTTTTCTCCCAAGATGCTTTGCTGCCATTCTGGAATCTTCACTCCACCCATCAACTTTACACAGAGTTTGTCCTCTACCTCTTCATTTTAACTACGCCTTGTTGTCTGAGAAGGGCACAATTGCTTCTCAGCTCTGTTGAAAGGAAGTTGCTCACTTCCCTATTCTGCAGGCACCAGCCACAATGTTGATATTCTCCTAGCTTCTTACTGTATTTCTAAGTCATTTGTttgcatatttataataaaacattttctgcGTTGACACCAATCTTATCCAGCTATGAAACAATatatggttgacccttgaacagtgcaGGGGTTATGGAGACCGACCTCCACAGAGTCAAAaaccatgtataacttttgactccccccaaaacttaataggggtgcttgggtggctcagtcggttaagcatctgacttctgctcaggtcatgatctcagggtcctgggacccagtccCATGAAGGGCTCCACACTCctcactcagtggagagtctgctctctttccctctgcccgtccctgcccccccccccccgccccatNtccccccccccccgccgcattgcatgtgctctctttctctatctctcaaataaatacgatctttttaaaaaaaatcatttaacacatattttgtatgtcatatgtattatatactgcattcttacaacaaagtaaggtagagaaaagaaaatgctaaaatcataagggaagaaaatatatttacagtgctGTACTACACTTATTGAAAAAATCcccatataagtggacccatgcagttcaaacccatgttattcaagggtGAACTATACTGTCCTCTGAATCTTTTACTGACGACCCAGTTTCTTCCCGTTTATTAGCAAATTGCCACCAGCCTCTTGATCTTTTCCCATCTCAGTGCCTCAGCCCTCCAGCATTGGCACCTTCACACCATGCAGCTGTGCCATCAGACAATGTGACCTCAAAATGCCTAGACTCCTTGCAGCGTCTAACATCTTCCACAATCCACATGAGAACCTTACGACAATGGCCTCAATTAGATTCTCCAGTTATGTATAGCACCTCCCACTTCTGTCATTCTCATAAATGAGAAGCTTTGATTTTTATGCTCTGAGTCAAAGagtatttgaattatttcctttttgaggaCTCAGGAAAATTGTGAAACCATCTAGCCTATTCCTTGCTGGGGAGTAGAAAGAAGAGCTCTTTGACAGCCTTTTCTATATTATTCCTGAAATCTGGTATGTTAAAAATGTCTCTTTCGCTGTAATTTTCATCAGtttgtttttccagaaattcATCCATTCCCATctagtttccttatttctttgaATAGAGCTGAACAAGGTCGTTCTTAAAATTCCttgaaatttttctgtattatgGCCTTTCACCCATTTCAACTCTAAGATTTTGTTTGtagtttctccttttttgatTAAGTAAATTAgtgattttccttctcccttgttggctcactctccctctctctttcatttttctccttttccatttcagtataattttttccttcttccaaaagcaacaaagattatgaaaatagctttccaaatgttttcaatATGTTTACCACACTcacgtgcatgtgtatgtgtatatgtacatatatatgtaataacatttcaaaatatttttctcatttgaaaatattttaaaactacgtCTGGTTTTGTAGTAGGAAAGGAGTGAGACCAGGGTATATCAGGCAATTAGAATGCACTTTAATTGCTTTGTACCCAAAGTGATGATTTTATTGGAAATACTccacttttttcacttttatttaccAGCAGTCTATACGCTTTTAAGTGTCCAGTGTCCTTTTATTCACCCTCTGAGGGATGAACCTGTCTTGCCTAGTACCTTCCTTAGGGCCGTctgcatttctttgtttctgagaCTGTAAACGATGGGGTTAAGCAGAGGTGTCAGCACTGTATAGGTGACAGCCATCAGCATGTCCTCGCAGAACGAGTCCCTGTCCTTGGGCCTCAGGTAGACAAAGCCAGCAAATCCATAGTGTATGCACACCACAGTGAGGTGGGAGGAGCAAGTGGAGAAGGCCTTATACCTCCCCTTGGCAGAGGGCATCTTCACAACTGTGGACACAATGAAGACATAGGACATCACGATGAAGACACAGCTGCCCACCAACACGAAGgcagagagcccaaaaataaccATTTCGTGACGTGAGGTGTAGTCACAGGCAAGGGAGACCACAGGTGAGATATCACAGAAGAAGTGCTGGATGATGTTggagtcacagaaagacaagCTGAATACAACAATGACGATGCCCAGAGAAACCAGGAAGCCAACCATCCAAGAGGCCGTGATGAACTGAAAGCAGATCTTATGGGTCATCAAGATGGGGTAGTGCAGTGGCTTGTGAATGGCAGTGTAACGGTCATAGGACATGGCAGCCATGATGAAGCAGTTATTGGCTGCCAAGCCGAAGAAGACAAACATCTGCGTGGCACACTCAGGAAGAGAAATGGTCTTGCTGTCGGATAGCAAGTCCACTAACATGCGGGGGATGATTGCCATAGTGCTACAGGTTTCAGAAAAGGACAGGCCacagaggaaaaagtacatgggggtgtgaagGTTGTGGCTGAGCTTGACGGCCACCATTATGGACACATTTGCAGTCAGGATGATCCCATGGGAGAAGAAAATCATCACAAAGAGGAGACCCCGCAAGTCTGGGAAACTGGAAAAGCCCCACAGAAGGAATGTGCTCACTGTGGTATGATTGCTCATCATTCAGCAGGCTCAGTAAATTTCTCCCACAGATGTTGACATTCTTGAGGTCAAGACTCAAGAGTATAAAAAGCACTGAGGTCACCTGGCCTTTAAGCAAGGGCTCCTGGGCAATGACAAGACAACTCTTAATGAGAGAGTCTGAGAAATGGGAGTTAAATGGACCCGACTGAATTCGAGGTCAGAGTGATGAGGAGAAAGACTCTAGGAGAAGAGTCCGCACAAATGCCCTAGAGTAGGTTGAAATATATTCTGGAAACCCCTCCATTTATCACTCCTTTCTGTCTTCTATAGTCAGAATCTGCAGGGAAGAgggaaatatgaaagaaagaatgcttATTATCTTCAGGATTATGAGAAGTAACAGGTATAACAGGATGTGATCTAATCCTAGCTTGGCATACGGAAGTGCCTAACAACGTTGACTGAATCAATACTACTTTAAGAGGTAAAAGATTTTGAATGGCTTCCAGACATTCTTGGAATCTCTAGAGTTGTTCGCCAGAAGGCACTGGCTGCTTGGCTAACGATTATGCCAATGAGTAgacctaataaatgaatttacCATTTTGAAATTTGTACTGGTTTCCAATTTATGAGGCCGGAGTGTTCAGCAACTGTTTCCCATTCAGGCAGATCTCAGAGGCAAAATGGTTATAAAAAGACTATCGCATCCTGGATGACTCCTTCGTGTCCATGATGTCCTGATGAATTCTTGAGCTTTCAGGAAAACTTCTAGGATGTTTTCTCACTGAAACACTGGTAGAAAGGGCTGCTTTGCAGCACTGCTCTTATTAGAACTCCAGTTCCTCAGCTGGAGTGTTCAGCAACTGTTTCCCATTCAGGCAGATCTTAGAGGCAAAATGGTTATAAAAAGACTATCGCATCCTGGATGACTCTTCGTGTCCATGATGTCCTGATGAATTCTTGAGCTTTCAGGAAAACTTCTAGGACGTTTTCTCACTGAAACACTGGTAGAAAGGGCTGCTTTGCAGCACTGCTCTTATTAGAACTCCAGTTCCTCAGGTTGTTTTCATCCCTTCTTAAACTAACCACTCTGTGTGTGAGATGACAGGGTGAAAGTAACCCAGGGACTTCCCATACAACGTGGGGTTTGGGTTTCGGGCACTGTTgtctgggaaggaaaggaaaacattgaGAAGACATCCATGTGGAGTTGAAGGCTG
It encodes:
- the LOC100482827 gene encoding olfactory receptor 10R2, which gives rise to MMSNHTTVSTFLLWGFSSFPDLRGLLFVMIFFSHGIILTANVSIMVAVKLSHNLHTPMYFFLCGLSFSETCSTMAIIPRMLVDLLSDSKTISLPECATQMFVFFGLAANNCFIMAAMSYDRYTAIHKPLHYPILMTHKICFQFITASWMVGFLVSLGIVIVVFSLSFCDSNIIQHFFCDISPVVSLACDYTSRHEMVIFGLSAFVLVGSCVFIVMSYVFIVSTVVKMPSAKGRYKAFSTCSSHLTVVCIHYGFAGFVYLRPKDRDSFCEDMLMAVTYTVLTPLLNPIVYSLRNKEMQTALRKVLGKTGSSLRG